The following proteins are encoded in a genomic region of Colletotrichum higginsianum IMI 349063 chromosome 9, whole genome shotgun sequence:
- a CDS encoding BAR domain-containing protein, translating to MNFTKKFDRAFQWAGEKMGSESKTGQTDEFRNLEMEMQLRYDGMERLQKSTNTYVKWIARRGEAFEDKEKGLPIAFVGRMMISHGEEFEPDSEFGACLLSLGRTNERLAGIQESYASDVTDNWLVSVERSLAMMKEYQAARKKLESRRLAYDASISKMQKAKREDFRLEEELRTARAKYEEAGEDVMRRMQDIKDAETDNVRDLTSLLDAELSYHERCAEELRRLRQNWAGGNAPPSPTDRRYNNGRGRSNTARSFNDYSARVNHVEEEPEPMPVRMPIRSNRSEAKYGASADTTPRPTIARSQTFQGSAATDRRSIAATPPVPNVSHIGSLRGNLRPTGRPLASDVFADRDDEHTMSGSGSPEWNDRSASPATSMGSSLTRSTSNLQSKKAPPPPPPSRAKKPAPPIPAKREVGY from the exons ATGAACTTCACCAAGAAATTCGACCGCGCCTTCCAATGGGCAGGCGAAAAGATGGGATCCGAATCCAAGACGGGTCAGACAGACGAGTTCAGGAACTTGGAAATGGAAATGCAGTTGCGATATGATG GAATGGAGAGACTCCAGAAATCCACAAACACATACGTCAAATGGATCGCTCGCCGCGGTGAGGCCTTTGAAGACAAGGAGAAAGGACTGCCGATTGCTTTCGTCGGTCGTATGATGATTTCTCACGGCGAGGAATTCGAGCCCGACTCCGAGTTCGGCGCCTGTCTGCTCT CTCTTGGTCGGACGAACGAGCGCCTCGCTGGCATCCAGGAGAGCTACGCCTCCGATGTGACCGACAACTGGCTCGTCTCTGTCGAGAGATCGCTAGCCATGATGAAAGAGTATCAG GCCGCACGGAAGAAGCTCGAGTCGCGCCGATTGGCCTACGATGCGAGTATTAGCAAGATGCAGAAGGCAAAGCGCGAGGATTTCCGTCTCGAGGAGGAGTTGCGCACTGCCCGCGCCAAGTACGAGGAAGCCGGTGAGGACGTCATGCGGCGCATGCAGGAcatcaaggacgccgagacCGACAACGTCCGCGACCTGACCAGtctgctcgacgccgagttGAGCTACCACGAACGCTGCGCCGAAGAGCTGCGCCGTCTGCGTCAGAACTGGGCCGGTGGCAACGCACCTCCGTCGCCCACCGACCGTCGTTACAACAACGGTCGCGGGAGGTCCAACACGGCCCGCTCCTTCAACGACTACTCGGCCCGCGTCAACCACGTCGAGGAAGAACCCGAACCGATGCCCGTCCGCATGCCTATCCGCTCCAACCGATCCGAGGCCAAATACGGCGCTTCCGCAGACACAACCCCGAGACCGACTATTGCTAGATCCCAGACGTTCCAGGGTTCTGCCGCCACCGATCGAcgctccatcgccgccacgCCTCCTGTGCCCAACGTCTCCCATATTGGATCTCTTCGGGGCAATCTGAGACCTACAGGCAGACCACTTGCTAGCGACGTCTTTGCCGATCGCGACGATGAACACACGATGAGCGGTAGTGGCAGTCCGGAATGGAACGACCGCAGCGCAAGCCCAGCGACCAGTATGGGGAGCAGCTTGACTAGAAGCACAAGCAACCTCCAGTCCaagaaggcgccgccgccaccccctCCGAGCCGAGCCAAGAAGCCGGCGCCCCCGATTCCTGCCAAACGGGAGGTTGGATACTAG
- a CDS encoding Glycosyl hydrolase encodes MASTSEPPTEEPFQILVFSKTSGFRHDSIPAAVSALKSLGTRTGLFTVDASEDAETTITLPSLATYAAVVFLHCTGNFLDTAQLGALRGYVQSGGGFVGVHAAASGLREDEWYGELVGAHFDQHPPPEKGVCIVEDPEHFITMRDDGHGRNTVDEADQTRKQWTDEWYNFLSHPRDNKNLHILARGDPSTFEGGAMGDDHPLAWCQEFDGGRSFYMGLGHYNEAYKDGWFMDQILRAIVWTARRDNVVCPQLLQSSPSQ; translated from the coding sequence ATGGCGTCCACTTCCGAACCACCCACAGAGGAGCCCTTCCAAATCCTCGTCTTTAGCAAGACATCAGGGTTCCGCCACGACTCCATCCCTGCCGCAGTCTCAGCCCTGAAATCCCTCGGCACTCGGACGGGCCTCTTCACCGTCGACGCCagcgaggacgccgagaccACTATCACCCTGCCCTCCCTCGCGACCTATGCCGCCGTCGTTTTCCTCCACTGCACGGGTAATTTTCTCGACACAGCTCAGCTTGGCGCGTTGAGGGGCTACGTGCAGTCCGGTGGCGGCTTCGTTGGTGTGCATGCCGCCGCGTCCGGCTTGCGGGAGGACGAATGGTACGgggagctcgtcggcgcccatTTCGACCAACATCCACCGCCCGAGAAGGGCGTGTGCATAGTTGAGGACCCGGAGCATTTCATCACAATGCGGGACGATGGTCACGGAAGGAATACGGTGGATGAGGCCGACCAGACTCGGAAACAGTGGACTGATGAGTGGTACAACTTCTTGTCGCACCCCAGGGACAACAAGAATCTCCATATCCTGGCTCGGGGCGACCCGTCCACCTTTGAGGGCGGTGCCATGGGGGATGATCACCCGCTTGCATGGTGCCAGGAGTTTGATGGCGGCCGCTCGTTTTACATGGGCCTGGGTCACTACAACGAGGCCTATAAGGATGGGTGGTTCATGGACCAAATTCTCAGAGCGATTGTCTGGACTGCTCGTCGGGACAACGTCGTGTGCCCCCAGTTGCTGCAGTCCTCGCCGTCTCAATAA
- a CDS encoding Zinc carboxypeptidase: protein MKTSQAYALLSLALLGESCILPGEASGDHIARRQATGSNTGIAIGTGDRFEGGKKFPRGLGSQPAGTNLETLLNVNEIKSAVRGLVEEYDIEYFESPYKTYQNASWFGAKVGGSGNCSDAYRVYFNAAIHARERGASDNIVYFISDLLYANKHGEGLTFGGRTYSNCDVQRALSTGIVFTPLSNPDGVAYDQATHSCWRKNRNPAASGGDPNAVGIDLNRNFDFLFDFLKDFAPSVGPNVASENPRAQTYHGASAFSEPETKSIKWVMDEHKEVRWFMDIHSYIGVVLYNWGSDENQLRKPYMNFLNESYDAVRGLMPDTPSNNGIYGEYIPSSDWSEKVFAAMRMGNAMDAAVGRHYEVQQSAYLYPTSGASDDYAYSRHFADPSLGKIHGFTVEFGFGNNEASCPFYPTPNQYHQNLLETSAGFMEYLLAASEIGVGEPASCEA from the coding sequence ATGAAGACCTCGCAAGCTTAcgcccttctctccctcgccctcttGGGCGAGAGCTGCATTCTCCCCGGCGAAGCCTCAGGCGACCACATCGCTCGTCGCCAGGCTACGGGCTCGAACACGggcatcgccatcggcacGGGCGACCGCTTCGAAGGAGGAAAGAAGTTTCCCCGCGGCCTCGGCTCCCAGCCCGCCGGCACGAACCTCGAGACCCTCCTCAACGTCAACGAGATCAAGAGCGCCGTCCgcgggctcgtcgaggagtACGACATCGAGTACTTCGAGTCCCCCTACAAGACGTACCAAAACGCGTCTTGGTTCGGCGCAAAGGTCGGCGGCTCCGGCAACTGCAGCGACGCCTACCGCGTCTATTTCAACGCCGCCATTCACGCCCGTGAGCGCGGCGCCTCGGACAACATCGTCTACTTCATCTCGGACCTCCTGTACGCGAACAAGCACGGTGAGGGCCTCACGTTCGGCGGCCGCACGTACTCCAACTGCGATGTGCAGCGCGCGCTGTCGACGGGCATCGTCTTCACGCCCCTGAGCAACCCCGACGGCGTGGCGTACGACCAAGCGACGCACAGCTGCTGGCGCAAGAACCGCAACCCCGCCGCGTCGGGAGGCGACCccaacgccgtcggcatcgacctgAACCGCAACTTCGACTTCTTGTTCGACTTCCTCAAGGACTTTGCGCCCAGCGTCGGACCCAACGTCGCGTCGGAGAACCCGCGTGCCCAGACGTACCACGGCGCCAGCGCATTCTCGGAGCCCGAGACCAAGAGCATCAAGTGGGTGATGGACGAGCACAAGGAGGTGCGGTGGTTCATGGACATCCACAGCTACATCGGTGTTGTGCTGTACAACTGGGGCAGCGACGAGAACCAGCTGCGCAAGCCGTACATGAACTTCCTGAACGAGTCGTACGACGCCGTAAGGGGTCTGATGCCTGACACGCCGTCCAACAACGGCATCTACGGCGAGTACATCCCGAGCAGCGACTGGTCAGAGAAGGTGTTCGCGGCAATGCGCATGGGTAACGCCATGGATGCCGCCGTGGGACGTCACTACGAGGTCCAGCAGAGCGCGTACCTGTACCCGACGTCGGGTGCTAGCGACGACTATGCCTACTCGCGCCACTTTGCAGACCCCTCGCTCGGCAAGATCCACGGCTTCACTGTCGAGTTTGGATTTGGCAATAACGAGGCCAGCTGCCCGTTCTATCCGACCCCTAACCAGTACCACCAGAACCTGCTTGAGACGAGCGCCGGCTTCATGGAGTACCTGCTAGCTGCGTCTGAGattggcgtcggcgagccggCTTCTTGTGAGGCGTGA
- a CDS encoding Phospholipase d: MTSHSFPSAFLDNWIHTLKSTRGEQLDDFPNYHLSDPESLVTTCSPKSLVVGNGASIYRNTLLPAILSAKHEVILVTCFWAPSDTLTAIKETLELLAQQRLESIRTSGEDAVAPLRVRIGFSSRSFFQKIFHPWSRDGYAYPTSAWPKLGLPPNATLEAARIELSVKSLFFLPFSVMHPKFVIVDRKRAWMPSCNVSWETWFEGCIGFEGAAVAQLVRFYSHVWEPASPRRIPDDGDDNLNGASSETTNWRPGHVNEDADRTMTDEPPCNDETAYRRLNLATLPPCPTILLPSSHHWNPGFRYIPLWRRTTVPATPLNAALLSLFACARTDIDIVTPNLTCRTVVDALLEALRRGVNVRIRTSKNMMLIEQLVTACTTTEWTLQSLIKRYRQACTEWGRKRSGDAESQLQRPGRLDIYYYRPNLQATAVRDPEEPVVSHLKMTLVDREYLCLGSGNLDRASWYTSQELGILLHIPDFKHDIWSESLESRIEVRFSGGVGDGMAG; the protein is encoded by the coding sequence ATGACATCACACTCGTTTCCATCGGCGTTTCTCGACAATTGGATTCACACTCTCAAATCGACCCGCGGCGAACAACTCGATGACTTCCCCAACTACCACCTCTCGGACCCCGAGAGCCTTGTGACGACATGCAGCCCCAAGTCGCTCGTCGTTGGCAACGGCGCATCCATCTACAGGAACACGCTTCTTCCGGCCATCCTGTCCGCGAAACATGAGGTCATCTTGGTGACCTGCTTCTGGGCCCCGTCCGATACCCTAACCGCCATCAAGGAGACCCTAGAGCTTCTCGCCCAACAACGACTGGAATCCATTCGGACGTCTGGTGAGGACGCCGTCGCTCCATTACGCGTCCGCATCGGGTTTTCATCCCGTAGCTTCTTCCAGAAGATCTTCCATCCGTGGTCGAGGGACGGATACGCGTACCCAACCTCGGCATGGCCAAAGCTCGGGTTGCCTCCCAACGCCACCCTCGAGGCGGCCCGCATTGAACTGTCTGTCAAGAGCCTATTCTTCTTGCCATTCAGCGTCATGCATCCCAAGTTCGTCATTGTCGACCGCAAACGCGCCTGGATGCCCAGCTGCAACGTGAGCTGGGAGACGTGGTTCGAAGGCTGCATCGGGTTCGAAGGGGCTgccgtcgcccagctcgTGAGATTCTACTCTCACGTATGggagccagccagccctcGGCGTatccccgacgacggcgacgataACCTCAACGGAGCCAGCAGTGAGACGACAAATTGGAGGCCAGGCCATGTCAATGAAGACGCTGATCGGACTATGACTGACGAACCACCTTGCAACGACGAGACCGCGTATCGTCGGCTGAACCTCGCTACTCTGCCGCCGTGTCCAACGATACTCTTGCCCTCGTCCCATCACTGGAATCCCGGCTTCCGCTACATTCCCTTGTGGAGGCGGACCACTGTGCCAGCGACCCCCCTGAACGCAGCGTTGCTGTCTTTATTCGCGTGTGCCCGGaccgacatcgacatcgtgACACCCAACCTGACTTGCCGGACGGTCGTCGATGCACTTCTAGAGGCTCTGCGCCGCGGTGTCAACGTCCGCATCAGGACGAGCAAGAACATGATGTTGATTGAGCAGCTCGTGACGGCCTGCACGACGACCGAGTGGACACTTCAGTCTCTCATCAAGCGATACCGCCAAGCCTGCACGGAGTGGGGCCGAAAGCGATCGGGTGACGCCGAGTCCCAGCTGCAACGTCCTGGCCGTCTCGACATCTACTACTACCGCCCGAACTtgcaggcgacggcggtgcggGACCCAGAAGAGCCGGTCGTGTCACATTTAAAGATGACGCTTGTCGACAGGGAGTACCTCTGCTTGGGCTCCGGCAACCTGGACAGGGCCAGCTGGTACACGAGTCAGGAGCTGGGCATTCTGCTACACATTCCCGACTTCAAACACGACATTTGGTCTGAATCCCTTGAGTCCAGAATCGAAGTGCGATTCagcggtggtgttggcgaCGGGATGGCAGGCTAG
- a CDS encoding Cyclin ccl1, producing the protein MATEDARYRLSTQYRLWSFSPSKLAELREQTNSLARTHIASRLIETKRVDIDVEPLPEFLTPAEEIQLLKVFTVDLIRAADFCGMPTEVRATATVFLRRFYVTNSIMTYPPQDVLKTCLFFGSKAEGQYMRLAKLAEKFPNTTEEEILAGEFLLCQGVRFAFDVRHPFRALEGAILELRRHTDLEKARIDTAHARARAVLKFSSLVTDAYFHYTPSQIMLAALSLADRGLTERLVQGAFTPNQNATSNENGTDSTPRHELRDKVMGAIEACREMLATEPPERLDEYWGTPESTKLIKPLLRKLKKCRDPDRADLVALQKARRELASQKESRRPKAEGDGAVFSGDGGGLNGNDARDAKRRKVGEGDDVFGPALG; encoded by the exons ATGGCGACCGAAGATGCCCGATACCGACTCTCGACGCAATATCGATTATGGTCCTTCTCGCCATCGAAGCTGGCAGAACTGCGCGAACAGACGAATTCGCTCGCCCGAACCCACATTGCAAGTCGCCTCATCGAAACAAAACGGGTCGATATAGATGTTGAGCCGTTGCCGGAATTCTTGACTCCTGCAGAAGAAATCCAACTGCTGAAGGTTTTCACGGTTGATCTGATCCGCGCGGCCGATTTTTGCGGCATGCCCACCGAAGTCAGGGCAACTGCGACCGTTTTTCTGCGCCGTTTTTATGTCACCAATTCAATCATGACGTACCCGCCCCAGGACGTTCTCAAGACGTGCTTGTTCTTCGGAAGCAAGGCTGAAGGGCAGTACATGCGGCTTGCCAAACTCGCAGAGAAGTTCCCAAATACaaccgaggaggagattTTGGCTGGGGAGTTCCTGCTCTGCCAGGGTGTTCGATTCGCGTTTGATGTCCGACATCCGTTCCGTGCGTTGGAGGGAGCTATACTGGAGCTTCGGCGACACACTGATCTCGAG AAGGCTCGAATCGACACGGCTCATGCTCGTGCCCGGGCTGTTCTTAAGTTTAGCTCTCTCGTCACCGATGCCTACTTCCACTACACGCCGAGCCAGATCATGCTGGCTGCGCTTTCGCTTGCCGACCGGGGACTGACCGAGAGACTGGTCCAGGGAGCGTTTACCCCCAACCAGAACGCTACATCGAACGAAAATGGAACAGATTCGACACCACGACACGAGTTACGAGACAAGGTGATGGGCGCGATAGAAGCATGTCGAGAGATGTTGGCGACTGAGCCCCCAGAGAGACTAGACGAGTATTGGGGAACA CCCGAGAGCACCAAGCTCATCAAGCCGCTTTTACGAAAGCTCAAAAAGTGCAGAGACCCCGATCGTGCAGATCTCGTGGCTCTGCAGAAGGCTCGGCGCGAGTTGGCATCGCAGAAGGAATCTCGGCGTCCgaaggccgagggcgacggtgccgtGTTCAGcggagatggcggaggaCTCAACGGGAACGATGCGCGAGACGCCAAGCGGAGgaaggtcggcgagggcgacgatgtcTTTGGTCCAGCGTTGGGATAG